One window of the Paenibacillus beijingensis genome contains the following:
- a CDS encoding bifunctional riboflavin kinase/FAD synthetase has protein sequence MHVEHIQYPVTGEGKNRVFSPCSLAIGFFDGVHHGHRNVIGRAVESARTGGLKAAVMTFDPHPREVLKQDSPDASCLAPLGERLKRFAELGVDLVYVMRFDTAFAQVSPESFVKEVLLPLQVKHAVVGFDFTFGHRGEGTSQLLKELSASWMNVDIMPPLNRGGLKVSSSYIRESLQEGNVELAAELLGRPYEIIGKVVHGDARGRTIGFPTANIEPLHAYAALRIGVYAVTVSLLRADKDGEEAVVEAEYKGMLNHGIKPTFNSGEIRPVLEAHLFSFNGDIYDRNVIVRFHHFLRPERKFDGINQLIEQLGRDKEQAIRILEKIDL, from the coding sequence GTGCATGTTGAACATATCCAGTACCCGGTAACGGGTGAAGGCAAAAACCGGGTTTTTTCGCCTTGTTCGCTAGCGATCGGTTTTTTTGACGGTGTGCACCATGGGCACCGCAACGTTATCGGCCGCGCGGTTGAATCAGCGCGGACGGGCGGGTTGAAGGCGGCGGTGATGACCTTTGATCCGCATCCGAGAGAAGTATTGAAACAGGACAGTCCGGACGCATCTTGTCTCGCCCCGCTCGGCGAACGATTGAAACGTTTCGCGGAGCTCGGAGTCGACCTCGTCTATGTGATGCGCTTCGATACGGCCTTTGCTCAAGTTTCCCCAGAATCGTTTGTGAAGGAAGTGCTGCTGCCTTTGCAGGTGAAACACGCCGTCGTCGGTTTCGACTTCACGTTCGGACACCGCGGCGAAGGCACGTCGCAGCTGCTGAAGGAGCTGTCCGCTTCCTGGATGAACGTCGATATCATGCCTCCGCTGAACCGCGGCGGACTGAAAGTAAGCAGTTCCTATATCCGGGAGTCGCTTCAGGAAGGCAATGTGGAGCTGGCGGCGGAGCTGCTCGGCAGGCCATATGAAATCATCGGCAAAGTCGTTCACGGCGATGCCCGTGGAAGAACAATCGGATTTCCGACCGCTAATATCGAACCGCTGCATGCTTATGCAGCGCTCCGGATTGGCGTTTACGCCGTCACGGTTTCATTGCTTCGTGCAGACAAGGACGGAGAAGAAGCTGTGGTCGAAGCGGAATATAAAGGGATGCTGAACCACGGAATCAAACCGACATTCAATAGCGGAGAAATCCGTCCTGTGCTTGAAGCGCATCTTTTTTCGTTCAACGGGGATATTTACGATCGAAACGTTATTGTCCGCTTTCATCATTTTCTGCGGCCGGAGCGGAAGTTTGACGGGATCAACCAGCTGATTGAACAGCTTGGCCGCGATAAAGAGCAGGCGATCCGCATTCTGGAAAAAATCGACCTTTGA
- the rpsO gene encoding 30S ribosomal protein S15 codes for MALTQERKQELIETHKTHSNDTGSPEVQVAILTENIVNLTQHLREHKKDHHSRRGLLKMVGQRRKLLAYLKNKDVRRYSALIEKLGLRR; via the coding sequence ATGGCACTTACGCAAGAACGCAAACAAGAACTGATCGAAACGCATAAGACGCACTCGAACGATACGGGATCCCCGGAAGTTCAAGTCGCTATCCTGACGGAAAACATCGTTAACTTGACTCAGCATCTGCGGGAGCACAAGAAAGATCATCATTCCCGCCGCGGTCTGCTCAAGATGGTCGGTCAGCGCCGCAAGCTGCTGGCATACCTGAAAAACAAAGATGTTCGCCGTTACAGCGCATTGATTGAAAAACTCGGCCTTCGCCGCTAA